In a single window of the Candidatus Krumholzibacteriia bacterium genome:
- the metG gene encoding methionine--tRNA ligase, protein MSFYITTPIYYVNDEPHLGHAYTTVLADVIARYHRLMGDSTVFLTGTDEHGQKVQQAAAARGVEPQAHCDELSPRFEAVWEKLGIRHDFYIRTTMEKHKEVVRRVLSDLYERDEIYADHYEGWYDVSEERFYTEKDLVDGKSPAGNEVTFIQEKSYFFRMGKFQKRLIEHIESHPNFIVPKKRANEILGFLKQDLADLCISRPKSRLSWGVPLPFDEDYVCYVWFDALFNYYSALEFGFEDDRREECWPADLHLIGKDILTTHAVYWPTMLMAAGLPLPKTILAHGWWLFGDEKMSKSKGNVVKPLDTMDLYGRDVLRYFLMREMTPGQDSSFSQSLIVERNNSELSNDLGNGLNRVTKLIEKHFEARLPARGEEGEPERALRKVAETAIEAVQKEIRDYHPNGAIREAMELSRAVNRYLEQRAPWKVIKEDQEAAGSSLAWAAEALRLVGLLLHPVMPERCSELLNRLGAGEPNSFAEEAVWGKLEAGVSIHSGTPLFPRFDLE, encoded by the coding sequence ATGTCTTTTTACATTACCACGCCCATCTACTACGTCAACGATGAGCCCCATCTCGGCCATGCCTACACGACGGTCCTGGCCGATGTGATTGCGCGATACCACCGCCTGATGGGGGATTCGACGGTGTTTCTTACCGGAACCGATGAGCATGGGCAAAAGGTGCAGCAGGCCGCGGCAGCCCGGGGCGTGGAGCCACAGGCTCATTGTGATGAACTGAGTCCCCGCTTTGAAGCGGTCTGGGAGAAACTGGGAATCCGCCACGATTTCTATATCCGCACCACCATGGAGAAGCACAAGGAAGTCGTGCGGCGCGTTTTGAGCGACCTCTACGAGCGGGACGAAATCTACGCCGATCACTACGAGGGCTGGTACGATGTCAGCGAAGAGCGCTTCTACACGGAAAAGGATCTCGTAGATGGAAAGAGCCCGGCCGGCAATGAGGTGACCTTCATTCAGGAGAAGAGCTACTTCTTCCGGATGGGCAAGTTCCAAAAGAGGCTCATAGAACACATCGAGAGCCATCCGAATTTCATCGTGCCGAAGAAACGCGCGAACGAGATTCTGGGCTTTCTGAAGCAGGATCTGGCAGATCTCTGCATCAGCCGCCCGAAGTCCCGCCTGAGCTGGGGAGTTCCTCTTCCTTTCGACGAGGACTATGTCTGTTATGTCTGGTTCGACGCGCTTTTCAATTACTACAGCGCCCTGGAGTTCGGCTTCGAGGATGACCGGCGCGAAGAGTGCTGGCCTGCCGACCTGCATCTGATCGGCAAGGACATCCTGACCACGCATGCGGTCTACTGGCCGACCATGCTCATGGCTGCGGGGCTTCCACTGCCGAAGACCATTTTGGCCCACGGCTGGTGGCTCTTTGGGGACGAGAAGATGAGCAAGAGCAAGGGCAATGTGGTCAAGCCTCTCGATACGATGGATCTCTACGGTCGCGATGTTCTTCGCTACTTCCTGATGCGCGAGATGACGCCGGGGCAGGACTCCAGTTTCAGCCAGTCGCTGATCGTCGAGCGAAACAACAGCGAACTGAGCAATGATCTCGGCAATGGTCTGAACCGCGTGACGAAGCTGATCGAGAAGCACTTTGAGGCTCGTCTTCCTGCTCGAGGAGAAGAGGGGGAACCCGAACGGGCACTTCGCAAGGTGGCGGAAACTGCCATCGAGGCGGTGCAGAAGGAAATCCGCGACTACCACCCCAATGGAGCCATCCGGGAGGCCATGGAGCTTTCCCGTGCCGTGAACCGCTACCTGGAGCAGCGTGCGCCCTGGAAAGTGATCAAGGAAGATCAAGAGGCTGCGGGCTCAAGCCTGGCCTGGGCTGCAGAAGCCCTGCGCCTGGTGGGACTGCTCCTTCACCCGGTCATGCCCGAGCGTTGCTCGGAGCTTCTGAACAGGCTGGGTGCGGGCGAGCCGAATAGCTTTGCGGAAGAAGCTGTCTGGGGAAAACTGGAAGCCGGCGTTTCCATTCACTCCGGCACCCCTCTTTTCCCGCGTTTTGATCTGGAGTAG
- a CDS encoding ABC transporter permease: MSKIHGGRVLWAGLKENIRMALDTLRGNKGRSGLVILGVGIGVMTLMAMVSVIEGFKGSLESEIRDTESSYIYISNGDPFGNPHLQKNRNPLGLDDWYAIEDHCPSLQQSTIWGSFGTLVQGPGDKSALMEIDGTAPNCLDVIGFNLEEGRFLNSSDWAGRRDVCVIPRGPATSFFGLEDPIGKKLRVNLDTELTIVGIMEDRKSIFGAMANNYLFLPYTTMQKHFPWAARDMTSLMATPDGDDLLDKLNDEIELALRIHHKLAPGEKNDFQLSTQDMMLDFTKKFTGPLTLVGVILASIGLMVGGIGVITIMLVSVKERTREIGIRKAVGGRQRDILIQFLMESATLTGLGGTVGLIAGLLLGQILRLIFHVPATVPLLYVFVALLVSCGTGIFFGLYPAMQAARLDPVEALGYE, from the coding sequence ATGAGTAAGATTCACGGAGGGCGGGTACTCTGGGCCGGACTGAAGGAAAACATCCGCATGGCCCTCGACACCCTTCGCGGAAACAAGGGGCGAAGCGGCCTGGTCATTCTTGGTGTGGGTATCGGCGTAATGACCCTGATGGCCATGGTCTCGGTCATTGAAGGATTCAAGGGGAGTCTGGAAAGCGAGATTCGGGATACCGAGTCATCCTACATCTACATCAGCAACGGCGATCCTTTCGGCAATCCCCATCTCCAGAAGAACCGAAATCCACTCGGTCTGGACGACTGGTACGCGATCGAGGACCACTGCCCTTCCCTCCAGCAGAGTACTATCTGGGGGAGTTTCGGTACGCTGGTTCAGGGGCCAGGAGACAAGTCCGCCCTTATGGAAATCGACGGCACCGCTCCCAACTGCCTCGATGTGATCGGCTTCAACCTGGAGGAAGGCCGCTTTCTCAATTCCTCCGACTGGGCGGGACGGCGGGATGTCTGCGTAATTCCCCGTGGCCCGGCCACGAGTTTCTTCGGTCTGGAGGATCCCATCGGGAAGAAGCTCCGCGTCAACCTGGATACGGAGTTGACCATTGTCGGAATCATGGAGGACCGGAAGAGCATCTTCGGTGCGATGGCGAACAACTACCTTTTCCTGCCCTACACCACCATGCAGAAACACTTCCCCTGGGCGGCCCGGGACATGACGAGCCTCATGGCCACTCCCGACGGGGACGATCTCCTCGACAAGCTCAACGATGAAATCGAACTCGCGCTTCGTATTCATCACAAGCTTGCTCCCGGGGAGAAGAACGATTTCCAGCTGTCTACGCAGGACATGATGCTGGACTTTACGAAGAAGTTCACCGGGCCACTGACTCTTGTCGGGGTGATTCTGGCATCCATCGGACTGATGGTCGGTGGCATCGGCGTGATCACGATCATGCTTGTCAGCGTAAAAGAGCGCACCCGGGAAATCGGAATCCGAAAGGCCGTGGGCGGACGTCAGCGTGACATCCTGATTCAGTTTCTCATGGAGTCCGCCACGCTTACGGGCCTCGGAGGAACAGTGGGGCTGATTGCAGGGCTTCTGCTTGGGCAGATTCTCCGCCTCATTTTCCATGTTCCCGCTACGGTTCCCCTGCTCTATGTTTTCGTAGCCCTGCTGGTCTCCTGTGGGACCGGCATCTTCTTCGGCCTCTACCCCGCGATGCAGGCTGCCAGACTGGATCCGGTGGAGGCTCTGGGGTATGAGTAA